Proteins from one bacterium genomic window:
- a CDS encoding acyl-CoA dehydratase activase-related protein has translation MKHKIGIPRALLYHKYHFFWEEFLRSLGQEVVVSPETNREIIGRGVNLAVDESCLSVKIYLGHVDYLKDKVDFVFIPRVVSLYKKENLCVKFMALNDIVRNTFDGIKILEYTTHVPTFRYDFIGLFGVGWQLTHNPFLVLRAIARAKKTQRQQLKRLLLEQEMRLKGSDKNLKILIVAHPYTTYDSFLGIPITSFLEKQGVELVFADLADEKETRELSKNISTDLYWTYNKELVGALEKYRKEVAGVIFIMTFPCGPDSLVIDLCQNKVNDLPIVVITLDELQGEAGLKTRLESFVDILKIRNERGVH, from the coding sequence ATGAAGCATAAAATCGGGATTCCTCGAGCGCTTTTGTACCATAAATACCATTTTTTCTGGGAAGAATTTTTGCGCTCGCTGGGCCAAGAAGTGGTGGTTAGCCCCGAAACAAACAGAGAAATTATCGGTCGCGGGGTGAATTTGGCGGTAGATGAGAGTTGTTTATCCGTAAAGATTTATCTTGGTCATGTCGATTATTTGAAAGATAAAGTGGATTTTGTGTTTATTCCACGCGTCGTGTCGCTGTATAAAAAAGAAAATCTTTGCGTAAAATTTATGGCGCTAAATGATATCGTGAGGAACACTTTTGATGGGATAAAAATCTTAGAATATACAACACATGTACCGACTTTTCGCTATGATTTTATCGGTCTTTTCGGAGTGGGTTGGCAACTGACGCATAACCCATTTTTGGTTTTGCGCGCCATTGCGCGGGCTAAAAAAACGCAACGCCAGCAATTAAAAAGACTGTTGCTGGAACAAGAAATGAGGTTGAAGGGTTCGGATAAAAACTTAAAAATTTTGATTGTTGCTCATCCGTATACTACCTATGATTCATTTTTGGGAATACCGATTACGAGTTTCCTTGAAAAACAAGGCGTTGAGTTGGTTTTTGCCGACCTTGCCGATGAAAAGGAAACACGTGAATTGTCTAAGAATATCTCTACCGATCTATATTGGACATACAACAAAGAATTAGTCGGGGCGTTGGAAAAATATCGCAAAGAAGTTGCTGGCGTCATTTTTATTATGACTTTTCCTTGCGGGCCTGATTCTTTGGTTATTGATCTTTGTCAAAATAAAGTAAATGATCTGCCGATTGTAGTGATTACACTGGATGAGCTTCAAGGAGAAGCGGGACTGAAAACGCGCCTGGAAAGTTTTGTGGATATTCTAAAAATAAGAAATGAGAGGGGGGTGCATTGA